A part of Papilio machaon chromosome 21, ilPapMach1.1, whole genome shotgun sequence genomic DNA contains:
- the LOC106709880 gene encoding uncharacterized protein LOC106709880, producing the protein MGQEQSYVAHRGAQVRRYADKINEPVRSKSDSRSNCDEYKRYKARRSPDSNSNSSNESSGYRSGSSAYDFRSDRSSKSEYYCTSLYKNDHYKDVNKELYKPVKITKEKRYKVQLFEVNDEEIKSARLKGYLTDAEKAKLKAGPTPKKAGIRNYTPKILSEDEQRLKIEGWI; encoded by the exons ATGGGCCAAGAGCAATCCTACGTCGCTCACCGCGGCGCTCAAGTGAGGCGATACGCTGACAAGATAAACGAGCCCGTCCGATCCAAGTCCGACAGCCGATCCAACTGCGACGAATACAAAAGATACAAAGCCAGACGAAGCCCTGACAGCAACAGTAATTCTTCAAACGAAAGCAGCGGGTACAGAAGCGGCTCAAGCGCTTACGACTTCAGATCTGATAGGTCGTCTAAAAGCGAATACTACTGTACGTCCTTGTACAAGAACGATCATTACAAAGACGTTAACAAGGAATTGTATAAGCCAGTCAAAATAACTAAAGAAAAACGCTACAAg GTGCAATTATTTGAGGTCAACGACGAGGAAATAAAAAGTGCTCGCCTAAAAGGCTACCTCACCGACGCAGAGAAAGCTAAACTTAAAGCCGGGCCGACGCCAAAGAAAGCCGGAATACGGAACTACACGCCTAAGATTTTGTCTGAAGACGAGCAGAGATTGAAGATAGAGGGCTGGATTTAG
- the LOC106709877 gene encoding glucose dehydrogenase [FAD, quinone], whose amino-acid sequence MEAAGALASLAPSPITVLGLIPLLALGITYFRYQQYDPESYITDVNVIMPIYDFVIAGGGSAGAVVASRLSEIGNWTVLLLEAGQDESEISDIPALAGYTQLSDMDWKFQTTPSNNRSYCLAMNGDRCNWPRGKVLGGCSVLNAMVYVRGNRNDYDLWEALGNPGWSYDQVLPYFLKSEDNRNPYLAETPYHSTGGYLTVQEAPWRTPLSITFLKGGMELGYEYRDINGAKQTGFMLTQATMRRGSRCSTAKAFLRPVRQRSNLHIALGAQVTRILVNPAKKQAYGVEFVRNGERQKVRIKREVIMSAGALATPKLLMLSGIGPADHLREHGIPLIANLKVGHNLQDHVGLGGLTFVVNKPVTFKKDRFQTFAVAMNYILYEKGPMTTQGVEGLAFVNTKYAPPSGNWPDIQFHFAPSSVNSDGGEQIRKILNLRDRVYNTVYKPIENAETWTILPLLLRPKSSGWVKLKSRNPFHPPSIEPNYFAYKEDIQVLTEGIKIAFALSNTTAFQKYGSRPHNIPMPGCAHLTLFSDEYWECCLKHFTFTIYHPTGTCKMGPKHDRDAVVDPRLRVHGVANLRVVDASIMPTIISGNPNAPVIMIGEKASDMIKEDWLVL is encoded by the exons ATGGAGGCGGCCGGAGCGCTTGCAAGCTTGGCGCCGTCGCCTATCACCGTGCTGGGCCTGATACCACTCCTGGCACTTGGGATCACGTACTTCAGATACCAGCAATACGATCCGGAGTCATACATTACGGACGTCAATGTT ATAATGCCGATTTACGACTTTGTGATAGCGGGCGGCGGATCAGCGGGCGCAGTTGTTGCATCGCGACTGTCAGAGATCGGCAACTGGACCGTGTTGCTGCTCGAGGCCGGACAGGACGAGAGCGAGATTTCCGACATCCCCGCGCTGGCCGGTTACACACAGCTCTCCGACATGGACTGGAAGTTCCAGACGACGCCTTCTAACAACCGCTCCTACTGCCTCGCTATGAACGGCGACCGCTGTAATTGGCCGCGCGGCAAGGTCCTCGGTGGTTGTAGCGTCCTCAACGCCATGGTTTACGTCAGAGGAAACCGTAACGACTACGATTTGTGGGAAGCGCTGGGTAATCCCGGATGGTCTTACGATCAAGTTCTGCCGTATTTCTTAAAATCCGAAGACAATCGAAATCCATATCTCGCCGAAACTCCTTACCATTCGACCGGAGGTTACTTAACGGTTCAGGAAGCTCCGTGGCGTACGCCTTTGTCTATAACTTTTCTCAAAGGTGGTATGGAACTGGGTTACGAATATCGTGATATAAATGGTGCGAAACAAACCGGTTTTATGTTGACCCAAGCAACCATGCGCCGTGGCAGCCGATGTAGCACGGCTAAAGCGTTTCTCCGACCGGTCCGTCAACGAAGTAACCTGCATATCGCTCTAGGAGCGCAAGTAACAAGGATTTTAGTCAATCCCGCTAAGAAGCAAGCATACGGCGTCGAATTCGTTCGAAATGGTGAACGACAGAAGGTGCGTATAAAGAGAGAGGTTATAATGTCCGCTGGCGCTTTAGCCACACCTAAGCTTCTCATGCTGAGCGGCATCGGGCCCGCAGATCATTTGAGAGAGCATGGAATACCGCTGATCGCTAATCTGAAAGTCGGTCATAATTTGCAAGATCACGTCGGACTCGGCGGTTTAACGTTCGTCGTCAATAAGCCGGTGACTTTCAAAAAGGACCGCTTCCAAACGTTTGCAGTCGCAATGAACTACATATTATACGAAAAAGGTCCGATGACTACACAAGGCGTGGAGGGGCTGGCCTTTGTAAATACTAAGTACGCTCCACCGTCAGGCAACTGGCCCGATATTCAGTTTCATTTCGCCCCGAGTTCAGTGAACTCTGATGGCGGTGAACAGATCAGAAAGATTTTGAACTTACGTGACAGGGTTTATAACACTGTATATAAACCTATAGAAAACGCGGAGACTTGGACCATACTACCACTATTATTGCGACCTAAGAGCTCTGGCTGGGTGAAACTTAAGAGTAGAAATCCATTCCATCCACCGTCAATAGAGCCCAATTATTTCGCTTACAAGGAAGATATTCAAGTTCTAACTGAGGGTATAAAGATAGCTTTTGCGCTGTCTAATACGACGGCATTCCAGAAATACGGATCTCGACCTCATAACATTCCGATGCCAGGCTGTGCGCACCTTACTCTTTTTAGCGATGAGTATTGGGAATGTTGTTTGAAACATTTCACTTTTACCATTTACCATCCGACTGGCACTTGTAAGATGGGACCAAAACACGACCGCGATGCGGTAGTTGATCCCAGATTAAGAGTCCACGGTGTTGCCAATTTACGTGTGGTCGACGCCAGTATCATGCCGACTATTATCAGTGGTAACCCTAATGCTCCTGTGATTATGATAGGCGAAAAGGCGTCAGATATGATTAAAGAAGACTGGCTTGTGTTGTGA